A single genomic interval of Bos javanicus breed banteng chromosome 8, ARS-OSU_banteng_1.0, whole genome shotgun sequence harbors:
- the NOL8 gene encoding nucleolar protein 8 isoform X3, with product MKANREMKRLFVGGLGQNISEADLQNQFGRFGEVSDVEIITRKDDQGNPQKVFAYINIRVTEADLKKCMSVLNKTKWKGGTLQIQLAKESFLHRLAQEREEAKVKKGKSTTGNTSLLEKMKTVDFHVKAVPGTEVPGHKNWVVSKFGRVLPVLHLKNERKRKIIKYDPSKYCHNLKKIGEDFTNAVPISNLTWELEGGNDPMSKKRRGEFSDFHSPAKKIIKVQKNEDSTAFPTMRSKPSGIVESPHLIQQLAQKAPHNSSTPKSPYITDFDHQKIKNVFFQTSGLETTKKRNSISDDDIDSEDELRLMIAREENLEKTTWSSNEFENDPFEVVRDDFKSDFHKFHTSTGLGLKNSENNVTENGCDSDSGDTDEIIAMKKSSGKIENGVDFSQGEKSMYKKTLKSRKKYDLSDDCIKEQKRKNKVEIALSHRVKPLSCKSLIESSSSEDADSVSESTECEGDKEYNTLMENCLRVNLTLADLEQLAGGNQEAPKEKTESSGQETTAKCDRASKSRRTPGDLCRGQQCIHPEEIVASLLEGRENPCGKQKTKENTLKPKFQAFKGVGCLYGKESVKKSLQESVASNNINKDQISLKLEEPRNVSMGKWSLCANGLSSEQTPFQHAKEANDSNQIQPQKRQSFLSQGHKVVSPNSSEKRNRNPISSLLPLKDKKSSSCGAKTPNRGLDEDCCHGTGKSGESSEGRPDLCSCKTPEKSPEFFSRRDSQRSKTDFPLSVNSSSDVNAKDKHAEDNQKRLAALEARQKAKEVQKKLVHNALANLDGHPEDKPTHIIFGSNSESETEETSTQEQSHPGEELVKQESMGRASGKLFDSSDDEESCAEDDNNRFRIKPQFEGRAGQKLMNLQSHFGTDDRFRMDSRFLESDSEDDHEEINEKKTPEEEELAAEKLKALNVVQSVLQISLSNSTSKGSVAAKKFKDIIHYDPTRDDHATYERKQDDKPKESKAKRKKKREEAEKLPEVSKEMYYNIATDLKQIFQSVKDTSEKEDNTPWNEDSDGEKAEVVQDTPALMTRSEQTGGFTFSFFESDAKDEKEETYRVEAVKPGKVAWQGDPRFQDSSSEEEDVTEETDDKKQSPEEVPLPEKETTRFFFFSKNDERLHGSDLFWRGVGSNISRNSWEIRTNNLRMDCRKKHKDAKRRLKLK from the exons GTATGtctgttttaaataaaacaaaatggaaaggtgGGACACTGCAAATTCAGCTAGCAAAGGAAAGTTTTTTGCACAG aTTGGCCCAAGAGAGAGAAGAAGCAaaagtaaagaaaggaaaatcaacaACAGGCAACACCAGCTtgttagaaaagatgaaaacGGTGGATTTCCATGTGAAAGCTGTGCCAGGAACAGAAGTACCAGGGCACAAA aattgggTTGTGAGTAAATTTGGAAGAGTCTTACCTGTCCTTCATCTAAAGAATGAACGTAAACGTAAAAT CATAAAGTATGATCCCTCAAAATACTGCCACAACTTAAAGAAGATAGGGGAGGATTTCACAAATGCTGTCCCTATATCCAACCTCACCTGGGAACTGGAAGGAGGGAATGATCCTATGAGTAAGAAACGGCGAGGAGAATTCTCTGACTTTCACAGCCCTGccaaaaagataataaaagtaCAGAAGAATGAGGATTCTACTGCATTTCCTACCATGAGATCAAAACCTAGTGGCATAGTGGAGAGTCCACATTTAATACAACAGCTTGCACAAAAAGCACCTCATAATTCCAGTACTCCTAAATCACCGTATATAACTGATTTTGatcatcagaaaattaaaaatgtattttttcagacTTCTGGTTTAGAAACTACCAAAAAGAGAAATAGCATATCTGATGATGATATTGATTCTGAAGATGAATTAAGGCTAATGATTGCACGAGAGGAAAACTTAGAGAAAACTACATGGTCCtcaaatgaatttgaaaatgatCCCTTTGAAGTTGTAAGGGATGATTTTAAATCTGATTTTCACAAATTTCATACTTCAACAGGTTTAGGCCtcaaaaacagtgaaaataatgTTACGGAAAATGGTTGTGACTCTGATTCAGGAGATACAGATGAAatcattgcaatgaaaaaaaGTTCTGGTAAGATCGAAAACGGTGTAGATTTTTCACAAGGAGAAAAGTCTATGTACAAGAAGActttgaaaagcagaaagaagtATGATCTTTCTGATGACTgtattaaagaacaaaaaagaaaaaacaaagtagaGATAGCCCTCAGTCACAGAGTTAAGCCTCTTAGTTGTAAATCTCTGATTGAGTCCAGTAGCAGTGAAGATGCTGATTCTGTATCAGAATCAACTGAGTGTGAAGGAGATAAGGAGTATAACACCTTGATGGAAAACTGTCTCCGTGTGAATCTGACTTTGGCTGATTTGGAACAGCTGGCTGGCGGTAACCAGGAGGCTCCAAAAGAAAAGACTGAGAGCAGTGGCCAGGAAACCACTGCCAAGTGTGACAGGGCCTCCAAGAGCCGAAGGACTCCAGGTGACCTCTGCAGAGGCCAGCAGTGTATTCATCCTGAGGAAATTGTGGCTTCTCTTTTAGAAGGAAGAGAGAACCCAtgtggaaaacagaaaacaaaggaaaatacctTAAAGCCAAAATTTCAGGCTTTCAAAGGAGTGGGCTGTCTCTATGGAAAGGAATCAGTGAAAAAATCCTTGCAAGAGAGTGTTGCctctaataatattaataaagatCAAATTTCCTTGAAACTTGAGGAACCGAGGAACGTGTCTATGGGAAAATGGTCCCTGTGTGCTAATGGCCTATCAAGTGAACAGACTCCTTTCCAACATGCAAAGGAGGCAAATGACTCAAACCAAATTCAGCCTCAAAAGAGACAGTCTTTTTTGAGCCAGGGTCACAAAGTGGTGTCCCCTAACAgttcagaaaagagaaatagaaatcctATTTCTAGTCTGTTGCCACTGAAAGATAAGAAATCTTCAAGTTGTGGGGCTAAGACTCCCAACAGAGGCCTTGATGAAGACTGTTGCCATGGGACTGGAAAGTCAGGAGAGAGCTCTGAAGGGAGGCCTGATCTGTGCAGCTGCAAGACCCCTGAGAAATCACCAGAGTTTTTCTCAAGGAGAGACTCCCAGCGAAGCAAAACTGACTTCCCACTTTCTGTTAATAGTTCATCAGATGTTAACGCTAAAGATAAGCATGCTGAAGATAATCAGAAACGTTTGGCAGCCTTAGAGGCAAGGCAGAAAGCCAAAGAAGTCCAAAAGAAGTTGGTTCACAATGCTCTGGCAAATTTG GATGGTCATCCAGAGGACAAGCCGACGCACATCATCTTTGGTTCCAATAGTGAAAGCGAAACAGAGGAGACATCCACTCAGGAGCAAAGCCATCCAGGAGAGGAACTGGTAAAA CAGGAGTCCATGGGTAGAGCCTCTGGGAAGCTCTTTGACAGCAGCGATGATGAGGAATCTTGTGCCGAAGATGACAATAACAGGTTCAGAATTAAACCTCAGTTTGAGGGCAGAGCTGGACAGAAG CTCATGAATTTGCAGTCTCACTTTGGCACTGATGACAGATTTCGCATGGACTCCCGATTTCTAGaaagtgatagtgaagatgatcatGAAG aaataaatgaaaagaaaactcctGAGGAGGAAGAGCTTGCTGCAGAAAAATTGAAAGCCCTGAATGTTGTGCAGAGTGTTTTGCAGATCAGCTTAAGCAATTCTACAAGCAAAGGATCAGTAGCTGCTAAGAAATTTAA GGACATCATACATTATGATCCAACAAGGGATGACCATGCAACTTACGAAAGAAAGCAGGATGATAAACCAAAAGAAAG TAAAGCAAAacgaaagaagaaaagggaggaagcTGAGAAACTACCTGAGGTGTCTAAAGAAATGTATTATAACATTGCTACGGATTTGAAACAAATATTCCAAAGTGTAAAAGATACTAGTGAAAAGGAAGATAACACACCTTGGAATGAGGACTCTGATGGAGAGAAAGCTGAGGTAGTCCAGGACACTCCAGCTCTGATGACTCGCAGTGAGCAAACCGGCGgattcacattttccttttttgagtcTGAtgccaaagatgaaaaagaag AGACCTATAGAGTTGAAGCAGTAAAACCTGGGAAGGTCGCCTGGCAGGGAGACCCTCGTTTCCAAGACAGCAGTTCAGAAGAGGAAGATGTTACTGAAGAAACAGATGACAAAAAGCAGAGCCCTGA AGAAGTACCATTACCTGAGAAAGAGACtactagatttttctttttctctaagaatGATGAGAGACTTCATG gtTCTGACTTATTTTGGAGAGGAGTGGGAAGTAATATTAGCAGGAATTCTTGGGAGATCAGAACAAACAATTTGCGAATG GACTGTCGGAAGAAACATAAAGATGCCAAAAGGAGATTGaagctaaaataa
- the NOL8 gene encoding nucleolar protein 8 isoform X2: MKANREMKRLFVGGLGQNISEADLQNQFGRFGEVSDVEIITRKDDQGNPQKVFAYINIRVTEADLKKCMSVLNKTKWKGGTLQIQLAKESFLHRLAQEREEAKVKKGKSTTGNTSLLEKMKTVDFHVKAVPGTEVPGHKNWVVSKFGRVLPVLHLKNERKRKIIKYDPSKYCHNLKKIGEDFTNAVPISNLTWELEGGNDPMSKKRRGEFSDFHSPAKKIIKVQKNEDSTAFPTMRSKPSGIVESPHLIQQLAQKAPHNSSTPKSPYITDFDHQKIKNVFFQTSGLETTKKRNSISDDDIDSEDELRLMIAREENLEKTTWSSNEFENDPFEVVRDDFKSDFHKFHTSTGLGLKNSENNVTENGCDSDSGDTDEIIAMKKSSGKIENGVDFSQGEKSMYKKTLKSRKKYDLSDDCIKEQKRKNKVEIALSHRVKPLSCKSLIESSSSEDADSVSESTECEGDKEYNTLMENCLRVNLTLADLEQLAGGNQEAPKEKTESSGQETTAKCDRASKSRRTPGDLCRGQQCIHPEEIVASLLEGRENPCGKQKTKENTLKPKFQAFKGVGCLYGKESVKKSLQESVASNNINKDQISLKLEEPRNVSMGKWSLCANGLSSEQTPFQHAKEANDSNQIQPQKRQSFLSQGHKVVSPNSSEKRNRNPISSLLPLKDKKSSSCGAKTPNRGLDEDCCHGTGKSGESSEGRPDLCSCKTPEKSPEFFSRRDSQRSKTDFPLSVNSSSDVNAKDKHAEDNQKRLAALEARQKAKEVQKKLVHNALANLDGHPEDKPTHIIFGSNSESETEETSTQEQSHPGEELVKVRNESMGRASGKLFDSSDDEESCAEDDNNRFRIKPQFEGRAGQKLMNLQSHFGTDDRFRMDSRFLESDSEDDHEEINEKKTPEEEELAAEKLKALNVVQSVLQISLSNSTSKGSVAAKKFKDIIHYDPTRDDHATYERKQDDKPKESKAKRKKKREEAEKLPEVSKEMYYNIATDLKQIFQSVKDTSEKEDNTPWNEDSDGEKAEVVQDTPALMTRSEQTGGFTFSFFESDAKDEKEETYRVEAVKPGKVAWQGDPRFQDSSSEEEDVTEETDDKKQSPEEVPLPEKETTRFFFFSKNDERLHGSDLFWRGVGSNISRNSWEIRTNNLRMDCRKKHKDAKRRLKLK; the protein is encoded by the exons GTATGtctgttttaaataaaacaaaatggaaaggtgGGACACTGCAAATTCAGCTAGCAAAGGAAAGTTTTTTGCACAG aTTGGCCCAAGAGAGAGAAGAAGCAaaagtaaagaaaggaaaatcaacaACAGGCAACACCAGCTtgttagaaaagatgaaaacGGTGGATTTCCATGTGAAAGCTGTGCCAGGAACAGAAGTACCAGGGCACAAA aattgggTTGTGAGTAAATTTGGAAGAGTCTTACCTGTCCTTCATCTAAAGAATGAACGTAAACGTAAAAT CATAAAGTATGATCCCTCAAAATACTGCCACAACTTAAAGAAGATAGGGGAGGATTTCACAAATGCTGTCCCTATATCCAACCTCACCTGGGAACTGGAAGGAGGGAATGATCCTATGAGTAAGAAACGGCGAGGAGAATTCTCTGACTTTCACAGCCCTGccaaaaagataataaaagtaCAGAAGAATGAGGATTCTACTGCATTTCCTACCATGAGATCAAAACCTAGTGGCATAGTGGAGAGTCCACATTTAATACAACAGCTTGCACAAAAAGCACCTCATAATTCCAGTACTCCTAAATCACCGTATATAACTGATTTTGatcatcagaaaattaaaaatgtattttttcagacTTCTGGTTTAGAAACTACCAAAAAGAGAAATAGCATATCTGATGATGATATTGATTCTGAAGATGAATTAAGGCTAATGATTGCACGAGAGGAAAACTTAGAGAAAACTACATGGTCCtcaaatgaatttgaaaatgatCCCTTTGAAGTTGTAAGGGATGATTTTAAATCTGATTTTCACAAATTTCATACTTCAACAGGTTTAGGCCtcaaaaacagtgaaaataatgTTACGGAAAATGGTTGTGACTCTGATTCAGGAGATACAGATGAAatcattgcaatgaaaaaaaGTTCTGGTAAGATCGAAAACGGTGTAGATTTTTCACAAGGAGAAAAGTCTATGTACAAGAAGActttgaaaagcagaaagaagtATGATCTTTCTGATGACTgtattaaagaacaaaaaagaaaaaacaaagtagaGATAGCCCTCAGTCACAGAGTTAAGCCTCTTAGTTGTAAATCTCTGATTGAGTCCAGTAGCAGTGAAGATGCTGATTCTGTATCAGAATCAACTGAGTGTGAAGGAGATAAGGAGTATAACACCTTGATGGAAAACTGTCTCCGTGTGAATCTGACTTTGGCTGATTTGGAACAGCTGGCTGGCGGTAACCAGGAGGCTCCAAAAGAAAAGACTGAGAGCAGTGGCCAGGAAACCACTGCCAAGTGTGACAGGGCCTCCAAGAGCCGAAGGACTCCAGGTGACCTCTGCAGAGGCCAGCAGTGTATTCATCCTGAGGAAATTGTGGCTTCTCTTTTAGAAGGAAGAGAGAACCCAtgtggaaaacagaaaacaaaggaaaatacctTAAAGCCAAAATTTCAGGCTTTCAAAGGAGTGGGCTGTCTCTATGGAAAGGAATCAGTGAAAAAATCCTTGCAAGAGAGTGTTGCctctaataatattaataaagatCAAATTTCCTTGAAACTTGAGGAACCGAGGAACGTGTCTATGGGAAAATGGTCCCTGTGTGCTAATGGCCTATCAAGTGAACAGACTCCTTTCCAACATGCAAAGGAGGCAAATGACTCAAACCAAATTCAGCCTCAAAAGAGACAGTCTTTTTTGAGCCAGGGTCACAAAGTGGTGTCCCCTAACAgttcagaaaagagaaatagaaatcctATTTCTAGTCTGTTGCCACTGAAAGATAAGAAATCTTCAAGTTGTGGGGCTAAGACTCCCAACAGAGGCCTTGATGAAGACTGTTGCCATGGGACTGGAAAGTCAGGAGAGAGCTCTGAAGGGAGGCCTGATCTGTGCAGCTGCAAGACCCCTGAGAAATCACCAGAGTTTTTCTCAAGGAGAGACTCCCAGCGAAGCAAAACTGACTTCCCACTTTCTGTTAATAGTTCATCAGATGTTAACGCTAAAGATAAGCATGCTGAAGATAATCAGAAACGTTTGGCAGCCTTAGAGGCAAGGCAGAAAGCCAAAGAAGTCCAAAAGAAGTTGGTTCACAATGCTCTGGCAAATTTG GATGGTCATCCAGAGGACAAGCCGACGCACATCATCTTTGGTTCCAATAGTGAAAGCGAAACAGAGGAGACATCCACTCAGGAGCAAAGCCATCCAGGAGAGGAACTGGTAAAAGTAAGAAAT GAGTCCATGGGTAGAGCCTCTGGGAAGCTCTTTGACAGCAGCGATGATGAGGAATCTTGTGCCGAAGATGACAATAACAGGTTCAGAATTAAACCTCAGTTTGAGGGCAGAGCTGGACAGAAG CTCATGAATTTGCAGTCTCACTTTGGCACTGATGACAGATTTCGCATGGACTCCCGATTTCTAGaaagtgatagtgaagatgatcatGAAG aaataaatgaaaagaaaactcctGAGGAGGAAGAGCTTGCTGCAGAAAAATTGAAAGCCCTGAATGTTGTGCAGAGTGTTTTGCAGATCAGCTTAAGCAATTCTACAAGCAAAGGATCAGTAGCTGCTAAGAAATTTAA GGACATCATACATTATGATCCAACAAGGGATGACCATGCAACTTACGAAAGAAAGCAGGATGATAAACCAAAAGAAAG TAAAGCAAAacgaaagaagaaaagggaggaagcTGAGAAACTACCTGAGGTGTCTAAAGAAATGTATTATAACATTGCTACGGATTTGAAACAAATATTCCAAAGTGTAAAAGATACTAGTGAAAAGGAAGATAACACACCTTGGAATGAGGACTCTGATGGAGAGAAAGCTGAGGTAGTCCAGGACACTCCAGCTCTGATGACTCGCAGTGAGCAAACCGGCGgattcacattttccttttttgagtcTGAtgccaaagatgaaaaagaag AGACCTATAGAGTTGAAGCAGTAAAACCTGGGAAGGTCGCCTGGCAGGGAGACCCTCGTTTCCAAGACAGCAGTTCAGAAGAGGAAGATGTTACTGAAGAAACAGATGACAAAAAGCAGAGCCCTGA AGAAGTACCATTACCTGAGAAAGAGACtactagatttttctttttctctaagaatGATGAGAGACTTCATG gtTCTGACTTATTTTGGAGAGGAGTGGGAAGTAATATTAGCAGGAATTCTTGGGAGATCAGAACAAACAATTTGCGAATG GACTGTCGGAAGAAACATAAAGATGCCAAAAGGAGATTGaagctaaaataa
- the NOL8 gene encoding nucleolar protein 8 isoform X1: protein MKANREMKRLFVGGLGQNISEADLQNQFGRFGEVSDVEIITRKDDQGNPQKVFAYINIRVTEADLKKCMSVLNKTKWKGGTLQIQLAKESFLHRLAQEREEAKVKKGKSTTGNTSLLEKMKTVDFHVKAVPGTEVPGHKNWVVSKFGRVLPVLHLKNERKRKIIKYDPSKYCHNLKKIGEDFTNAVPISNLTWELEGGNDPMSKKRRGEFSDFHSPAKKIIKVQKNEDSTAFPTMRSKPSGIVESPHLIQQLAQKAPHNSSTPKSPYITDFDHQKIKNVFFQTSGLETTKKRNSISDDDIDSEDELRLMIAREENLEKTTWSSNEFENDPFEVVRDDFKSDFHKFHTSTGLGLKNSENNVTENGCDSDSGDTDEIIAMKKSSGKIENGVDFSQGEKSMYKKTLKSRKKYDLSDDCIKEQKRKNKVEIALSHRVKPLSCKSLIESSSSEDADSVSESTECEGDKEYNTLMENCLRVNLTLADLEQLAGGNQEAPKEKTESSGQETTAKCDRASKSRRTPGDLCRGQQCIHPEEIVASLLEGRENPCGKQKTKENTLKPKFQAFKGVGCLYGKESVKKSLQESVASNNINKDQISLKLEEPRNVSMGKWSLCANGLSSEQTPFQHAKEANDSNQIQPQKRQSFLSQGHKVVSPNSSEKRNRNPISSLLPLKDKKSSSCGAKTPNRGLDEDCCHGTGKSGESSEGRPDLCSCKTPEKSPEFFSRRDSQRSKTDFPLSVNSSSDVNAKDKHAEDNQKRLAALEARQKAKEVQKKLVHNALANLDGHPEDKPTHIIFGSNSESETEETSTQEQSHPGEELVKVRNQESMGRASGKLFDSSDDEESCAEDDNNRFRIKPQFEGRAGQKLMNLQSHFGTDDRFRMDSRFLESDSEDDHEEINEKKTPEEEELAAEKLKALNVVQSVLQISLSNSTSKGSVAAKKFKDIIHYDPTRDDHATYERKQDDKPKESKAKRKKKREEAEKLPEVSKEMYYNIATDLKQIFQSVKDTSEKEDNTPWNEDSDGEKAEVVQDTPALMTRSEQTGGFTFSFFESDAKDEKEETYRVEAVKPGKVAWQGDPRFQDSSSEEEDVTEETDDKKQSPEEVPLPEKETTRFFFFSKNDERLHGSDLFWRGVGSNISRNSWEIRTNNLRMDCRKKHKDAKRRLKLK from the exons GTATGtctgttttaaataaaacaaaatggaaaggtgGGACACTGCAAATTCAGCTAGCAAAGGAAAGTTTTTTGCACAG aTTGGCCCAAGAGAGAGAAGAAGCAaaagtaaagaaaggaaaatcaacaACAGGCAACACCAGCTtgttagaaaagatgaaaacGGTGGATTTCCATGTGAAAGCTGTGCCAGGAACAGAAGTACCAGGGCACAAA aattgggTTGTGAGTAAATTTGGAAGAGTCTTACCTGTCCTTCATCTAAAGAATGAACGTAAACGTAAAAT CATAAAGTATGATCCCTCAAAATACTGCCACAACTTAAAGAAGATAGGGGAGGATTTCACAAATGCTGTCCCTATATCCAACCTCACCTGGGAACTGGAAGGAGGGAATGATCCTATGAGTAAGAAACGGCGAGGAGAATTCTCTGACTTTCACAGCCCTGccaaaaagataataaaagtaCAGAAGAATGAGGATTCTACTGCATTTCCTACCATGAGATCAAAACCTAGTGGCATAGTGGAGAGTCCACATTTAATACAACAGCTTGCACAAAAAGCACCTCATAATTCCAGTACTCCTAAATCACCGTATATAACTGATTTTGatcatcagaaaattaaaaatgtattttttcagacTTCTGGTTTAGAAACTACCAAAAAGAGAAATAGCATATCTGATGATGATATTGATTCTGAAGATGAATTAAGGCTAATGATTGCACGAGAGGAAAACTTAGAGAAAACTACATGGTCCtcaaatgaatttgaaaatgatCCCTTTGAAGTTGTAAGGGATGATTTTAAATCTGATTTTCACAAATTTCATACTTCAACAGGTTTAGGCCtcaaaaacagtgaaaataatgTTACGGAAAATGGTTGTGACTCTGATTCAGGAGATACAGATGAAatcattgcaatgaaaaaaaGTTCTGGTAAGATCGAAAACGGTGTAGATTTTTCACAAGGAGAAAAGTCTATGTACAAGAAGActttgaaaagcagaaagaagtATGATCTTTCTGATGACTgtattaaagaacaaaaaagaaaaaacaaagtagaGATAGCCCTCAGTCACAGAGTTAAGCCTCTTAGTTGTAAATCTCTGATTGAGTCCAGTAGCAGTGAAGATGCTGATTCTGTATCAGAATCAACTGAGTGTGAAGGAGATAAGGAGTATAACACCTTGATGGAAAACTGTCTCCGTGTGAATCTGACTTTGGCTGATTTGGAACAGCTGGCTGGCGGTAACCAGGAGGCTCCAAAAGAAAAGACTGAGAGCAGTGGCCAGGAAACCACTGCCAAGTGTGACAGGGCCTCCAAGAGCCGAAGGACTCCAGGTGACCTCTGCAGAGGCCAGCAGTGTATTCATCCTGAGGAAATTGTGGCTTCTCTTTTAGAAGGAAGAGAGAACCCAtgtggaaaacagaaaacaaaggaaaatacctTAAAGCCAAAATTTCAGGCTTTCAAAGGAGTGGGCTGTCTCTATGGAAAGGAATCAGTGAAAAAATCCTTGCAAGAGAGTGTTGCctctaataatattaataaagatCAAATTTCCTTGAAACTTGAGGAACCGAGGAACGTGTCTATGGGAAAATGGTCCCTGTGTGCTAATGGCCTATCAAGTGAACAGACTCCTTTCCAACATGCAAAGGAGGCAAATGACTCAAACCAAATTCAGCCTCAAAAGAGACAGTCTTTTTTGAGCCAGGGTCACAAAGTGGTGTCCCCTAACAgttcagaaaagagaaatagaaatcctATTTCTAGTCTGTTGCCACTGAAAGATAAGAAATCTTCAAGTTGTGGGGCTAAGACTCCCAACAGAGGCCTTGATGAAGACTGTTGCCATGGGACTGGAAAGTCAGGAGAGAGCTCTGAAGGGAGGCCTGATCTGTGCAGCTGCAAGACCCCTGAGAAATCACCAGAGTTTTTCTCAAGGAGAGACTCCCAGCGAAGCAAAACTGACTTCCCACTTTCTGTTAATAGTTCATCAGATGTTAACGCTAAAGATAAGCATGCTGAAGATAATCAGAAACGTTTGGCAGCCTTAGAGGCAAGGCAGAAAGCCAAAGAAGTCCAAAAGAAGTTGGTTCACAATGCTCTGGCAAATTTG GATGGTCATCCAGAGGACAAGCCGACGCACATCATCTTTGGTTCCAATAGTGAAAGCGAAACAGAGGAGACATCCACTCAGGAGCAAAGCCATCCAGGAGAGGAACTGGTAAAAGTAAGAAAT CAGGAGTCCATGGGTAGAGCCTCTGGGAAGCTCTTTGACAGCAGCGATGATGAGGAATCTTGTGCCGAAGATGACAATAACAGGTTCAGAATTAAACCTCAGTTTGAGGGCAGAGCTGGACAGAAG CTCATGAATTTGCAGTCTCACTTTGGCACTGATGACAGATTTCGCATGGACTCCCGATTTCTAGaaagtgatagtgaagatgatcatGAAG aaataaatgaaaagaaaactcctGAGGAGGAAGAGCTTGCTGCAGAAAAATTGAAAGCCCTGAATGTTGTGCAGAGTGTTTTGCAGATCAGCTTAAGCAATTCTACAAGCAAAGGATCAGTAGCTGCTAAGAAATTTAA GGACATCATACATTATGATCCAACAAGGGATGACCATGCAACTTACGAAAGAAAGCAGGATGATAAACCAAAAGAAAG TAAAGCAAAacgaaagaagaaaagggaggaagcTGAGAAACTACCTGAGGTGTCTAAAGAAATGTATTATAACATTGCTACGGATTTGAAACAAATATTCCAAAGTGTAAAAGATACTAGTGAAAAGGAAGATAACACACCTTGGAATGAGGACTCTGATGGAGAGAAAGCTGAGGTAGTCCAGGACACTCCAGCTCTGATGACTCGCAGTGAGCAAACCGGCGgattcacattttccttttttgagtcTGAtgccaaagatgaaaaagaag AGACCTATAGAGTTGAAGCAGTAAAACCTGGGAAGGTCGCCTGGCAGGGAGACCCTCGTTTCCAAGACAGCAGTTCAGAAGAGGAAGATGTTACTGAAGAAACAGATGACAAAAAGCAGAGCCCTGA AGAAGTACCATTACCTGAGAAAGAGACtactagatttttctttttctctaagaatGATGAGAGACTTCATG gtTCTGACTTATTTTGGAGAGGAGTGGGAAGTAATATTAGCAGGAATTCTTGGGAGATCAGAACAAACAATTTGCGAATG GACTGTCGGAAGAAACATAAAGATGCCAAAAGGAGATTGaagctaaaataa